In uncultured Methanobrevibacter sp., the following are encoded in one genomic region:
- a CDS encoding AarF/ABC1/UbiB kinase family protein — protein sequence MKVRTNTANDNIKRLNEIYKVLKKNDFGYLIEENTFFKKFPFLRNRKLSKEEELGDSPDESIPIRMRKVLEELGPAYIKLGQMLSTRPDLVGVEIAEELQKLRDDTPVTPFDEIKEVIETELGDSMNKIYVDIDETPIGSASIGQVYKARLRETGEKVAIKVQKPNSRELIESDIKIMKFLAKRIDQFLTMTKPLNLPVVISEFERSILKEINFLEETMNLQNLANNFKKVSYIKIPEVHTAYCSEKVITMEYIDGVAVTDLLKKDYPKIDKKKIANYGVKSYFKQVLIDGFFHADPHPGNLIVTKDGKLCYIDLGMMGILSENFKETLAELILLLIGRNSNNIIKQLIYMDIITPAQNTDKLKTDLDDLLNLYYGAELRNMDGLLDDLLNVMVENNIALPREFVMIGRGIALIEDTGKKLDPTFNAAEELKKLSRKIVINKYKPERIAKSSINYLLQLEHLAKDLPDTINNTISKIENGKLEVNLKHLEVSELINQLSVSLILSALIIGSSLAMFIEKGYHIFGYPILGLIGFVVSGILGIYLIIQYMIERD from the coding sequence ATGAAAGTTAGAACCAATACTGCAAATGATAATATCAAAAGACTAAATGAAATTTATAAAGTATTGAAAAAGAATGATTTTGGATATTTAATAGAAGAAAATACTTTTTTTAAAAAATTTCCCTTCTTAAGAAACCGTAAACTTTCAAAAGAAGAAGAACTTGGTGATTCCCCTGACGAATCAATTCCGATAAGAATGAGAAAAGTACTAGAGGAATTGGGCCCAGCATATATTAAATTAGGTCAAATGTTAAGTACCAGACCAGACCTTGTTGGAGTGGAAATTGCTGAAGAGCTTCAAAAACTTAGAGATGATACTCCAGTTACTCCTTTTGATGAAATAAAAGAAGTTATCGAAACAGAACTTGGAGATTCAATGAATAAAATCTATGTTGATATTGATGAAACACCAATAGGCTCAGCATCAATAGGGCAGGTTTATAAAGCAAGATTAAGAGAAACTGGTGAAAAAGTTGCCATAAAAGTTCAAAAACCGAATTCACGGGAACTTATTGAAAGCGATATTAAAATAATGAAATTTCTTGCAAAAAGAATTGACCAATTCCTTACAATGACAAAACCATTAAACTTACCGGTAGTGATTAGCGAATTTGAAAGGTCCATTTTAAAAGAAATTAACTTTTTGGAAGAAACAATGAATCTGCAGAATCTTGCAAATAACTTCAAAAAAGTAAGTTATATCAAAATACCTGAAGTACATACCGCCTATTGTAGTGAAAAAGTTATTACAATGGAATATATTGACGGTGTTGCAGTTACAGATTTGCTGAAAAAAGATTATCCAAAAATCGATAAGAAAAAAATTGCAAATTATGGAGTTAAATCTTATTTTAAACAAGTTTTGATTGATGGTTTTTTCCATGCGGACCCTCATCCTGGAAATTTAATTGTAACAAAAGACGGGAAACTTTGCTACATCGATTTAGGTATGATGGGAATATTAAGCGAAAATTTCAAAGAAACACTGGCAGAATTAATACTGCTCCTAATCGGAAGAAATTCCAACAACATCATCAAGCAACTAATTTATATGGACATAATTACACCAGCACAGAATACTGATAAACTAAAAACGGATTTAGATGATCTGTTGAATCTTTATTATGGTGCCGAATTGAGAAACATGGATGGGTTACTTGATGATTTGCTAAATGTAATGGTGGAAAACAATATTGCTCTGCCAAGAGAATTCGTAATGATTGGAAGAGGAATTGCATTAATTGAAGATACCGGTAAAAAATTAGACCCAACATTCAATGCTGCAGAAGAATTGAAGAAACTATCTAGAAAAATTGTTATCAACAAATACAAACCTGAAAGAATTGCAAAATCAAGTATAAATTATTTGTTACAGCTAGAACATTTAGCAAAAGACTTACCAGATACCATAAACAACACCATATCAAAAATTGAAAATGGAAAACTTGAAGTAAATCTAAAACACCTCGAAGTAAGTGAACTCATAAACCAACTTTCAGTATCACTCATTTTATCAGCATTAATTATTGGATCATCTCTTGCAATGTTTATAGAAAAAGGTTATCATATATTTGGTTATCCTATTTTAGGATTAATAGGATTCGTAGTCAGCGGAATTCTAGGCATATACCTAATAATACAGTACATGATAGAGCGAGATTAG
- a CDS encoding endonuclease MutS2, with translation MKGERITLQNIKGIGDKISEKIINGVGGEEELQKIVENVDVEKISNIDGISQRKAIEIMNQLLGNPSYEFIKSDRAMEIYEDIINKILSYSNTNYSKNRILLLSPSKNIDKINSSLDFVMSAKEHVSQLPIIKLRGLMKNLKEVEEAKPDYDPSKAILVESEEDNSYLTDLGLNKYYPIITANDSPLLQEEIMNYDLVFYVYSQGILDFEGMPNLVMINIEEEDYEIVPEKIINFFIQNQELFSRVHEIQKIRNKESVLGEIIPIINELNIIDKREVDIEKLVNSLKEDMDDELEKSIKQVDLEGDEILNLLNNNFPPKISKIFDDIINKRKEIIRQETGISFDPFLRTYPIEIDESEIQRVTLEQSSKKENDIFDIKKSAAIELNSIKDKAIKEVEDAIKFDYEFSLGSFAYEYDLCRPEFCDEIKLKGALHLELALKKDKDYIQKVDYQLTRNENIALLTGANSGGKTTLLETLTQISIMAQMGLPVSADKAEIKIVDEIYHFSKKRSLDAGAFESFLNVFIPIVTTKSEKLVLLDELEGITELDAAVKIISTFIDMIKESNSYGVIVTHMAREIMNYTDIRVDGIEAKGLDENYNLIVDRTPKMNFLAKSTPELILKRIYEKSDDELKAVYARILEKF, from the coding sequence ATGAAAGGAGAAAGAATTACATTGCAAAACATAAAAGGAATTGGAGATAAAATCTCTGAAAAAATCATAAATGGTGTTGGAGGCGAAGAAGAACTCCAAAAAATTGTTGAAAATGTCGATGTGGAAAAAATATCAAACATTGATGGAATAAGTCAAAGAAAAGCAATTGAAATAATGAACCAATTGTTGGGAAACCCCAGTTATGAATTTATAAAAAGCGACAGAGCCATGGAAATTTATGAAGACATCATAAACAAAATTTTATCATATTCCAACACCAACTATTCAAAAAACAGAATATTATTGCTTTCCCCTTCAAAAAACATTGACAAGATAAATTCAAGCCTTGATTTTGTAATGTCTGCAAAAGAACATGTATCCCAACTCCCAATCATAAAATTAAGAGGTTTGATGAAAAATCTGAAAGAAGTTGAGGAAGCCAAACCAGATTACGACCCAAGCAAAGCAATACTCGTGGAAAGCGAAGAGGATAATTCATACCTAACTGATTTGGGACTTAACAAATATTACCCCATTATCACAGCCAACGATTCACCACTTCTTCAGGAAGAAATTATGAATTATGACTTGGTATTTTATGTTTACTCACAGGGAATTCTTGATTTTGAAGGAATGCCAAACCTTGTAATGATCAACATCGAAGAAGAAGATTATGAAATTGTTCCAGAAAAAATCATCAACTTTTTTATACAAAACCAAGAATTATTTTCAAGAGTTCATGAAATTCAAAAGATTAGAAATAAAGAAAGTGTTCTTGGAGAAATTATCCCAATAATAAATGAGTTAAACATAATAGACAAGAGAGAAGTAGATATTGAAAAACTTGTCAATTCACTAAAGGAAGATATGGATGATGAATTAGAAAAATCAATCAAACAGGTTGATCTTGAAGGAGATGAAATTCTCAACTTATTAAATAATAATTTCCCTCCAAAAATTAGCAAAATATTTGACGATATTATAAATAAAAGGAAAGAAATTATTCGCCAAGAAACTGGAATAAGCTTTGATCCATTTTTAAGGACATACCCCATTGAAATTGATGAAAGCGAAATTCAACGCGTGACCCTAGAACAGTCATCAAAAAAGGAAAATGATATTTTTGACATTAAAAAAAGTGCTGCAATCGAATTGAATTCAATAAAAGACAAAGCGATAAAAGAAGTCGAAGATGCAATCAAATTTGATTATGAATTTAGTTTAGGAAGTTTTGCATATGAATATGACTTATGCAGACCAGAATTTTGTGATGAAATTAAATTAAAAGGAGCATTACACTTGGAATTGGCTCTTAAAAAAGACAAGGATTATATTCAAAAAGTGGACTATCAACTAACCCGCAACGAAAATATTGCTCTTTTAACAGGAGCAAATAGTGGTGGTAAAACCACTCTTCTTGAAACATTAACACAAATCTCCATTATGGCCCAAATGGGACTTCCCGTAAGTGCTGACAAAGCAGAGATAAAAATTGTTGATGAAATTTATCACTTCTCTAAAAAACGGTCACTGGATGCAGGTGCATTCGAATCATTTTTAAATGTATTCATACCAATCGTTACAACCAAAAGTGAGAAATTAGTATTATTAGACGAACTTGAAGGGATAACCGAACTTGATGCTGCCGTTAAGATAATATCCACATTCATAGACATGATAAAAGAATCCAATTCATATGGAGTTATTGTAACTCATATGGCAAGGGAAATAATGAACTACACAGACATCAGAGTTGACGGTATTGAAGCAAAAGGATTGGATGAAAATTATAATCTGATAGTCGATAGGACTCCAAAAATGAATTTCCTTGCAAAAAGTACTCCTGAATTAATTTTAAAAAGAATTTATGAAAAATCAGATGATGAGTTAAAGGCAGTATATGCAAGAATCCTAGAAAAATTCTAA